The region TGAACTCTGCGGGAAATAAAACGTTGCAAACCCAAGAAGGATATATAGCCTACAAAAGTCATCAACCTTGTCATCACTTTTATGCCTCCTTAGTTGCTTAACTATTGTCTTAACTGTTATTTCTTCCTCCTTAAATAAACCTTTGGTATGACATTCAACATCTTCATCCCCATTGTAATTCACATTTAGTCCAACTACACGCAATCCTAGTGACAAACATACATCTAGTGGAGTAAAAGGCACTACATTATCTTGTATTTTAAAACCGAAACGGTTCTCCACCCACCGACTCGCTAAGTTAGACAACAATATGCAATTGGTACGTAATTTTTCAGGCATTTCCATTAATGAGTGAAACGGGGTTCTCTGAATTCGAGACCTTTGGGCATCTGTTAGATGCTTATTCACCTTAACAAGCCACTTTGTCTTACAAGTGTGCCTAAAACGtacctggaaaaaaaaatgcatgttCAATTTTGGTGTTACATGTTTTGCGAAATATAAGTGTACTTTTAAGCAAAACAAGAAAGTACCACCAGacttattttaaaaactaaCAAACTCCACGGAAACACAAAGCAATGTTGAATGAGGGCAAAACAGAAATTAATTGAAGCGGGATGGTAGAGAAAACCCAATCAAAAGCAAAACTCACCATATTTTGCAGAAAAGGGTGAGTGGCTGCAGCTGGGCTTGGTGTGGGAGGAGGAGCAGCAGCAAATTGAGACTTGTATGACCCAACCTTCTACAAGTTTAAATGGCAAAGAAAAGCAAGTATCACCATCTTCCTTTGACTATGAGGATCCCTGTTGCAGAAAAACCAGAGATTTGGTTCACAGCTGGACAATATATTCAAAAGCAGAATACATTCATACTCTTCCTACAAAtgacaaaataaaaaaccaaagaaTCAACTTTACAATTCACTTCACCATAAGGAACCTCATAAAGCACATGTGCCAAACATGGTTTCTGAAGAAAATACTAGGAGCATTGTACAAGCGGAATCAAAATCAGTGCCTCTTAATGGACACAGAACATGTGATAGATGTGCATGGATATCATGCACACAAACTTATTGATCCAGAAAGTAATGAGGAATGATCCAATCCATgggtacaaaaaaaaaacagcagagAAAAATACCcagaagaaataaaaagaaaaatttacaGCACCCAAATGAAACTAAATCAATACAACAGAAAAATTATTCAGGGGAGGTTCTCTAAACCCATATCAAAATTATTCAGGGGAGGTTCTCTAAAGTTCTCTAAACCCATATCAAAATTATTCAGGGGAGGTTCTCTAAACCCATATCAAAATTATTCAGGGGAGGTTCTCTAAACCCATATCAATTCACCAAAATCAAATTTTTCAACAAATACATGCATTTGGGGGAAAATAATCAGGACCCAGACGTTGATTTTGATTGGAAATAGATACAATAACAAGCACCAGCATACCTTGTTTCTCAAGGGGGAGAAATGGTGGTTCTGAACTAGGGCAAGAGAGAGTGAGGGCGAGCTGCGGTGGGGACGAGGGAGGACCGAACCCAGCGACAACGTGGAAGAGCGATCCCAGCGGAGGGGACTTGCTTTATTGGGGGCGACGGTGGCTGAGCAAAATGGTGGGGGGGACGGTGGCTGAGCAAGAAAACCCTAGAGGTGAAGATGAGAGAGAGGCTGCTGTCTAATTTTAGACTCAAAATTTCGTTTGCCCCCTTTCAATTTTCCAATCTCTCTCATCCAACTTGATTTTACCTCTCTCATCCAACCTGTAAGCTGACATGGAAAATGATCAACAGATGCTTACGTGTACAAGGTGGAAATGGAGAGGTTTACTGTacaaggtgtgtatatatcggGACTGCTAAAAATACACATTTTAAATCAAGCTCGCAAGCTCACACATTCAAAGTTTCAAACTacgagagagaaaaaatatctCACCAACACCGGCAGATAAAAATCTAGACTTCAAATCATACATGGTATAAAACATTTAGATTCCAACTTCTACATTTTTTTACCTTCAAAATCCTCGCTCTCAGTTCTTTGGAATAGAGGAAAGCTTCAATGCCTCCTTTTGCTCTTAAGTGTGGGTTGACGCAAGGTGATCCATAATTTCTATACTTATTTGTCCTGTGCATGGAGCGTCAAAGCTTTGCCACTCCCGCTGCGATCTTTGAGGGTAAATGGTCCCCGACACATATCGCACAGAATATATAGCCCAAGGTCGTCTCATTTGTTCTTTGCagataatgttttattttttgttaaggCAAAGAATAGCCAGGTTCGCCAAATGAAGGATCTTCTAGATAATTTTTGTAGGGCTTGTGGGCTTAAGGTGAGTGTGGAGAAGTCCAAGGTGATGGGTTGTCTACAGCTAAATCCATCTCTAATATATttggtatatatttttttgtccaAATCTTTGGtatttcttttaatttcaattttggcAAGTATTTGGGCTTCTTGGTTTTCAATAAACGGGTCACGGAGCAAGGATTTGATTTTATTATAGATAAGATGAAGTGCAAGATGATTACACAGTGGCGTCTTATATTGGCCCAATCTATTTTCGCCTCTATGTCGTCCTATTGTATGAGCCACTTCTTAAATCCGCAAGGGGTTTGTTTCGAAGGGTGGCAATGGTAGAGGTTTGTGAATTGGGATTCTGTGACCCGTCCTAAAAGTATTGTTGGCTAGGTCTTCGGCAAGTTAGATATCGTAATATAGCTCTATTGGGAAAGAATGTGCGACAGGTTCTCCATTATACAAATAAGTCTTGTGTTCACATGATTCGAACGACTTATATGTCGGATGGTAATTTTCTATTTGGGAGAGATGTTAAGGGCTCCCCAGCTTGGAACCCtattgtgaagggaaaaaaTTGTCTTTGACATGGCTTCTCGTGTAAGTTGGGGTTGGAAGCTCCTTTATTTGGTACGTTCCTTGGTTTCTCTAGGAACCACTTTATAATATTCTACCTTAATTTTGTTGACATTTAAAATACAAATCTTTGTGTTTGGGATATTTGGTTAACTAGTGGGATTTGGATAGCCTTGTCACAATCTTTCCTAATTATATTAAGGAGATCATTTTGCGAAGAAGAGTGCGTCTTATTGATCACGTGGAGAACAAGTTTAGCCGGTCCATATGTATCAATGGGGAGTACTCTTCTGGTTGGGGTTATGTGTGGCTGATGAGGGATAGGCTTGGAGTAGGGCTTGCTGGTGTGGAGGTGAGGTTTTCTTAGAGCTGGGTTTGGAAACTCAAATCCCCTCTCAAGATTATCGATGCTTATTTGGTTGCCCTACAAGAGGGCGATTCCGATAAATGAGTTTAGTCATCACAGGGGCTCATCGGATTCTTCTTTGTGTTTGAGATGTAGTGATGGAGGTGAACCAGTGATGTATTTCCTTTGGGACTTTGTCCATGTGTGTGCAGTTTGGCTTCATTTAGGATTTGATCTTGGCTCACCTGCATTCTTGAACTTTGATGTTTGGGATTGggtgatgttgatgttgtgagGTTTGAATCCTTGGGTGCTAGCTACCCTTTGGTGCGTATAGAGGATGCGAATTAGTGGTGCATTGAGAATATCAACTTGCGAGTAGAGGTGGTTATTACCAACATCGTCTCGTTGGTGGACGACATTCAAGGAGCTTTTACTGCCACCCCTAGGCCAGGTGGTGATGAAGCTAGGTAGGTAAATTGGCTGGCACTGCGTGCTCTCGCGGTGGCACTCAATGTGGATGGTAGCTACTTGGGTAGTTCAAATCGTGTTGGGTATGGTGGGTGCATTTGTGGTCATTTGGCCAATGGTTTGTGAGATTTTTCAATTAGGTGATAATTATGAAATCCTGAGCTAACTTTTTGGAATCTTTGAAGGTTTAAAGCTTGCTTGGGATAGGAATTTCAAGTTTGTCTTTTGCTATTCTGATTTCTTATATGTATTTTGGCTTTGAATTGGAGTGTGCTTGTGACTCGTACTTTGAAGAAGGTAACGCTCGTGCGGACTTCATGGCTAAGATGAGTGCTAATCAAGACCTTCTTTTAATGATCTCTCACAATGTTTCGCGTATGTTAGATTTGCTTTTTTCTGCTTGGGTTAATGCAAGGGGAGTtgagtttgagaaagattagtGTGTCGGATGATCTTCTATTTTTGTGAATTTTATTTGTCATTGTAAGTGTTAATTTGTTTGGAATACGGTGGTATCGTCTCTCACAACAAATGATTTAATCTTGTAATCTCACCCTTAAAGTGATCTAACTTGTCTATCATTAAACCAACATCTtaccttatttttttttgacattaacATCTTACCTTATtaccaaaattttaatttgccAAAAATATAAATGGATTAGCTCTggtttttagtatattaaagaggttgtctaaatgacccatgataaagtttgggttaagtaacccatcatccaatcacattggagataaatgagttagaaataaattaataaataaaatataaaaatttcaaactttatcatggatCATCAATcaattttgataaaataaaaataattttcactatCAATGGAGGAGGGAGTTGCTTCTACCTATCAGATTCATTTAGTTTGTGTGTACTAGGGGAAGGTTGGCATTGCAACTTCCAACCTCCAACAGAGCAAGCCATGTCTCTCCTTTGTCATTCTCTTCTGCCACTGCCATGTTCTCAGGTCCGTTACTCTCTTACTTTCTCCTTATCTCTACCAATCCTTCTCAATTCTCATGCCTTTGATTTTAACCCCCTTCTCTTCAATTCACAGTGGAAATTGAAGCATGAAGCTAggttatcatcatcatcaagctTACGAGGGCGAAGGATAGGAGGAAGGAGCAGAAGCATGGCTTTCAATTCCAACAGCAATTCACACGGAACTGGGAATGGGGTTACAGCGTTTTTCTTTAATCCAGCTCAAGACCCCATCGTCCAAGAAGCTCTCAAGGTACTGTTTTTACATATCGCTTTTCTTTCTCGCTTGGATTCTGTGGCCAATTTCTTCCCTTTTCTGGAATATGTTtaatttttagcatattttgatatcttcaaaaataTGTGAATTGAGCTAGGAAGAactcaatttaattaaaatgttTGTTGCCCAGCTGCAAATTTTGAATTTGTCTAATTGATGGCAGTTAGATGAGAATATCTCTTGGTTTTTACTGTAATGGACTTTGATTATAGGAAACTAAAGTGAAATATTTTTCATCTAAAATGTCTATTTTTTCCCTTGAGATAGGGTAATTGAGACAAGTGTAGTGTAGAGAGGCTAATGTAATGTGAACTTAGTTGCTCAATTTGAGGAATCTTATTCACCTGTGATTAAGTTCACAAAATTGCTGTGAGGAAGAGGGATATTCTTCTTTTTGGAAAATGCAATACTATTGAAAGGAAGATGCTCCTGCAGTGTTGTTAATAGCGGATGACTGATTATGGCGGAAAGCCAAAAACAAGCCATATTTGACAAATATTGATGGTATATGGTTGAATATTGGCCATGGCGGCTTGCTAGAAATCCGCCTTGAGATTTGGCGCGGATATTTGACAACACTGAGATGAGGGGGTATCAATTAACATCATACACTAGCCCTATGCAGATTTAGGGCTTTGAAAAATGCTTGTGGTTGACTGGTGGGACTATATGCTATAACTAAAGTTTGAATTGCCTGCTACTTCAGATTGTTATGTCATGTGACCTTTGTTAGAAGCTTTAGAAGTCAGCTTAATCTTAATTATCGTCCATAGACAAAACACTTAACTACTGGTTCATGAACAAATGAGTTTATTGACAGATAATAGTTATATTGAGAAAAAAGTATCTGCTGAAAAAATGACATCAAAATTATGCTGCTACTAGTCTGCTACATTTGATAGTTAAATTTGATTAAAATATCTTCACATTAGGTTATTAGTTATATCTGTCATATCTCCATCTATAGTAATCAGACAATTGTCTCATTTCATAACTTATAATCATGTGGACACTGAATGTGGTGCAaagttcatttttgtttttgatcCATAATTGAAATCCAGATTGATAATTTAATCATGAGCTAACCGGATGGTGGATACTGAAAGTGAAATATATGTCAAGCATACACATACAAACTGCTGTAGAAAAATATGAGTTTTAAGTCTTAACATATAAGATATGATTAGAATATTTTAATTTGTCAATTTTGGCATCGGTGCAATGCTTCCTTTCCTTATTAAGTATATTTAGACTTTACCAATACTTGTGACCTTTAGATGTAGTTCTTCTGTTTTTTATATATGTCCAACAGCAGAGGGCCATGGCTTCCCAGTGCTCTATTTGAAGTCACTAAATGAAAAGATTGTTTGTTTTCCCCTCTTAATAAATCACATCTGAACTAGCTTTTAGCCTATTCGTTAGTTGTGTTTATATTGCAAATGTATAGTGTTCTCGAATCTCGAGtgaattttatgaaatttttcTGAGAAAGCAAAAAGCTTTTCTTcatgcaaaagaagaagaaaatgaaattctTTCTGTATTACTAACTTGAGACCTTGTTA is a window of Lotus japonicus ecotype B-129 chromosome 5, LjGifu_v1.2 DNA encoding:
- the LOC130721276 gene encoding UPF0426 protein At1g28150, chloroplastic, producing MSLLCHSLLPLPCSQWKLKHEARLSSSSSLRGRRIGGRSRSMAFNSNSNSHGTGNGVTAFFFNPAQDPIVQEALKEPVAFLGGMFAGILRLDLNEEPLKEWVTRTVEAAGVDEEETTTEGSTTEAAPQEIVIE